One stretch of Variovorax sp. 54 DNA includes these proteins:
- a CDS encoding ATP-dependent DNA helicase: MSPLENQVRDAFAQDGVLSQAAEQFRERGGQTEMAMAVARTISDGGILVVEAGTGVGKTFSYLVPALLSGERVLLSTATKTLQDQLFGRDLPRLVEAFALPIRTALLKGRGSYLCLHRLDMARHDASLPERGSLRTLAKIEQWSKATRTGDLAELPGLDERSPLIPLITSTRENCLGAQCPQFKSCHVNLARREALAADIVVINHHLFFADLAVRETGMAELLPTVSVVVFDEAHQLNETGVQFLGAQLGSGQALDFARDMLGAGLQHARGLVDWQQLVAGVERAARELRLVVGKQWPGAKLRWVGPAPEGVDAEAWQSALDDLQDAFVQAADGLDTVSEISPDFVRLHERARQLAKRTARFAQPCELDSVRWVDVGTQLRLIESPLDIADAMRKRVLKLTDEPVESDLPYGDEGDDDEDPEHGAVPPPPEDSRRAWVFTSATLGDDPTLRWFTEPCGLRDAEVLRVQSPFDYASQAAIYVPRAFPKPNDPTHSQQVAKLAAHGAAELGGRTLVLTTTLRALRTIGDAMRQQFELLQTEARPEVLVQGELPKRVLMDRFREGASNGRAGCVLVASASFWEGFDAPGDALQFVVIDKLPFPPPNDPLVEARSQRLEAQGRSSFSDYSLPEAAVALKQGAGRLIRRETDSGVLAICDTRLVAMGYGRRLLAALPPMRRLETEADFESAIDALRKPY, from the coding sequence ATGTCGCCGCTCGAAAACCAGGTGCGCGACGCGTTCGCGCAGGACGGGGTGCTGTCGCAGGCCGCCGAGCAGTTCCGCGAACGCGGTGGACAGACCGAGATGGCGATGGCCGTGGCCCGCACCATCTCCGACGGCGGCATCCTTGTGGTCGAGGCCGGCACCGGCGTGGGTAAGACTTTCTCGTACCTCGTGCCGGCGCTGCTGAGCGGCGAGCGCGTGCTGCTCTCGACCGCCACCAAGACCCTGCAAGACCAGCTGTTCGGCCGCGATCTGCCGCGCCTCGTCGAAGCTTTCGCACTGCCGATACGCACGGCGCTGCTGAAAGGGCGGGGCAGCTACCTGTGCCTGCACCGGCTCGACATGGCGCGCCACGACGCCTCGCTGCCCGAGCGCGGCAGCCTGCGCACGCTGGCAAAGATCGAGCAGTGGTCGAAAGCCACGCGCACCGGTGATCTCGCCGAACTGCCGGGGCTCGACGAACGTTCGCCGCTGATCCCGCTGATCACGTCCACGCGCGAGAACTGCCTGGGCGCGCAATGCCCGCAGTTCAAGTCATGCCACGTCAACCTGGCGCGGCGCGAGGCGCTGGCGGCCGACATCGTGGTTATCAACCACCACCTGTTCTTTGCCGACCTCGCGGTGCGCGAGACCGGCATGGCCGAGCTTCTGCCGACCGTGAGCGTCGTCGTGTTCGACGAAGCGCACCAACTCAACGAGACCGGCGTGCAGTTTCTGGGCGCGCAGCTCGGCAGCGGGCAGGCGCTCGATTTCGCGCGCGACATGCTCGGCGCGGGCCTGCAGCATGCGCGCGGTCTGGTCGACTGGCAGCAGCTGGTGGCGGGCGTCGAACGCGCGGCGCGCGAGCTGCGGCTGGTGGTTGGCAAGCAATGGCCGGGCGCCAAGCTGCGCTGGGTCGGCCCCGCCCCCGAGGGCGTGGATGCCGAGGCCTGGCAGAGCGCGCTCGACGATCTGCAAGACGCCTTCGTGCAGGCCGCCGACGGGCTGGACACGGTGAGCGAGATTTCGCCCGACTTCGTGCGCCTGCACGAGCGCGCGCGCCAGCTCGCCAAGCGGACCGCGCGTTTCGCGCAGCCGTGCGAGCTCGACTCGGTGCGCTGGGTCGACGTGGGCACTCAACTGCGGCTGATCGAGTCGCCGCTCGACATCGCCGACGCGATGCGCAAGCGCGTGCTCAAGCTGACCGACGAGCCTGTGGAGTCCGACCTGCCGTACGGGGATGAGGGCGATGACGACGAAGACCCCGAGCACGGTGCCGTCCCGCCGCCGCCGGAAGACAGCCGCCGCGCCTGGGTCTTCACCTCCGCCACGCTGGGCGACGACCCGACGCTGCGCTGGTTCACCGAACCCTGCGGCCTGCGCGACGCCGAAGTGCTGCGCGTGCAAAGCCCGTTCGACTACGCCTCACAGGCAGCGATCTACGTGCCGCGGGCTTTTCCGAAGCCCAACGATCCCACGCACAGCCAGCAGGTGGCCAAGCTGGCCGCGCACGGCGCCGCCGAACTCGGCGGGCGCACGCTGGTGCTGACCACCACGCTGCGCGCGCTGCGCACCATCGGCGATGCGATGCGCCAGCAGTTCGAGTTGCTCCAGACGGAGGCGCGGCCCGAGGTGCTGGTGCAGGGCGAACTGCCCAAGCGCGTGCTCATGGACCGCTTCCGCGAAGGCGCGAGCAACGGGCGCGCAGGCTGCGTGCTGGTCGCGTCGGCGTCGTTCTGGGAAGGCTTCGATGCGCCGGGCGACGCGCTGCAGTTCGTGGTGATCGACAAGCTGCCGTTCCCGCCGCCCAACGATCCGCTGGTGGAGGCCCGCTCGCAGCGGCTCGAAGCGCAGGGGCGCAGTTCGTTCAGCGATTACTCGCTGCCCGAAGCGGCCGTGGCATTGAAACAGGGGGCGGGGCGCCTCATTCGCCGAGAAACCGACAGCGGCGTGCTCGCGATCTGCGACACGCGCCTCGTGGCGATGGGCTATGGCCGGCGGCTGCTGGCGGCGTTGCCGCCGATGCGCCGGCTGGAGACCGAAGCGGATTTCGAGAGCGCGATCGACGCGCTCAGGAAACCCTACTGA
- the odhB gene encoding 2-oxoglutarate dehydrogenase complex dihydrolipoyllysine-residue succinyltransferase, whose amino-acid sequence MSIVEVKVPQLSESVAEATMLTWKKKAGEAVAVDEILIEIETDKVVLEVPAPSAGVLVEIVQPDGATVVAEQLIAKIDTDGKAAAAAPAAAAAPAAAPAAAAPAAAAAATGGSKSDVAMPAAAKLLADNNLKTSDVAGTGKDGRVTKGDVLGAVAAGAKPAAAIAAPAAKPALQQVAAPAAPDLGERPEQRVPMSRLRARIAERLLQSQSTNAILTTFNEVNMAPVMDLRKKFQDAFTKEHGVKLGFMSFFVKAAVHALKKYPVLNASVDGNDILYHGYFDIGIAVGSPRGLVVPILRNADQMSFADIEKKIAEYGKKAQDGKLGIEEMTGGTFSISNGGTFGSMLSTPIINPPQSAILGVHATKDRAVVENGQIVVRPMNYLAMSYDHRIIDGREAVLGLVAMKEALEDPSRLLFDI is encoded by the coding sequence ATGTCTATCGTAGAAGTCAAAGTCCCCCAGCTTTCCGAATCCGTGGCCGAGGCCACCATGCTCACGTGGAAGAAGAAAGCCGGCGAAGCCGTCGCCGTCGATGAAATCCTGATCGAGATCGAAACCGACAAGGTCGTGCTCGAAGTGCCCGCGCCCTCGGCCGGCGTGCTGGTCGAGATCGTTCAGCCCGACGGCGCCACCGTGGTGGCCGAGCAGCTGATCGCCAAGATCGACACCGATGGCAAGGCCGCCGCCGCAGCACCCGCTGCAGCAGCAGCCCCCGCCGCCGCACCGGCCGCTGCTGCACCCGCAGCGGCAGCCGCCGCCACCGGTGGTTCGAAGTCCGACGTCGCCATGCCCGCCGCTGCCAAGCTGCTGGCCGACAACAACCTGAAGACCAGCGACGTGGCCGGCACGGGCAAAGATGGCCGCGTGACCAAGGGTGACGTGCTCGGCGCAGTGGCTGCCGGCGCCAAGCCTGCCGCCGCCATCGCCGCACCGGCTGCCAAGCCCGCGCTGCAACAGGTGGCTGCACCTGCCGCGCCTGACCTGGGCGAGCGTCCGGAACAGCGCGTGCCGATGAGCCGCCTGCGCGCCCGCATCGCCGAGCGCTTGCTGCAATCGCAATCGACCAACGCCATCCTCACGACCTTCAACGAAGTGAACATGGCCCCGGTCATGGACCTGCGCAAGAAGTTCCAGGACGCGTTCACCAAGGAACACGGCGTGAAGCTCGGCTTCATGAGCTTCTTCGTGAAGGCTGCGGTGCACGCGCTGAAGAAGTACCCGGTGCTCAACGCCTCGGTCGACGGCAACGACATCCTGTACCACGGCTACTTCGACATCGGTATCGCCGTCGGTTCGCCGCGCGGCCTGGTGGTGCCCATCCTGCGCAATGCCGACCAGATGAGCTTCGCCGACATCGAGAAGAAGATCGCCGAGTACGGCAAGAAGGCCCAAGACGGCAAGCTGGGCATTGAAGAAATGACCGGCGGCACGTTCTCCATCTCGAACGGCGGCACCTTCGGCTCGATGCTCTCGACCCCGATCATCAACCCGCCCCAGTCGGCCATCCTCGGCGTGCACGCCACCAAGGACCGCGCCGTGGTCGAAAACGGCCAGATCGTCGTTCGCCCGATGAACTACCTCGCCATGAGTTACGACCACCGCATCATCGACGGCCGCGAAGCCGTGCTGGGCCTGGTCGCCATGAAGGAAGCGCTGGAAGATCCGTCGCGCCTGCTGTTCGACATCTGA
- the lpdA gene encoding dihydrolipoyl dehydrogenase, producing MANKQFDVVVIGGGPGGYIAAIRAAQLGFNVACIDEWKNGKGGPAPGGTCTNVGCIPSKALLQSSEHFEQAGHHFADHGIKVEGLGLDVEKMLARKDQVVKQNNDGILYLFKKNKISFFHGRGSFVKADEAGYEIKVAGAAEESISGKHIILATGSNARALPGTPFDEENILSNDGALRIGAVPKKLGLIGSGVIGLEMGSVWRRLGAEVTVLEALPTFLGAVDEQIAKEAKKAFDKQKLKIELGVKVGEIKSSKKGVSVAWTNAKGEAQTLEVDKLIVSIGRVPNTIGLNAEAVGLKLDERGAIAVDDDCKTSLPNVWAIGDVVRGPMLAHKAEEEGVAVAERIAGQHGHVNFNTVPWVIYTSPEIAWVGQTEQQLKAAGRAYKAGTFPFLANGRARALGDTTGMVKFLADATTDEILGVHIVGPQASELISEAVVAMEFKASAEDIARICHAHPSLSEATKEAALAVDKRTLNF from the coding sequence ATGGCAAACAAGCAATTCGACGTCGTCGTCATCGGCGGCGGTCCTGGCGGCTACATCGCGGCAATCCGCGCTGCGCAGCTCGGCTTCAACGTGGCCTGCATCGACGAGTGGAAGAACGGCAAGGGCGGCCCCGCACCGGGCGGCACCTGCACCAACGTCGGCTGCATCCCCTCGAAGGCGTTGCTGCAATCGTCGGAGCACTTCGAGCAGGCCGGCCACCACTTTGCGGACCACGGCATCAAGGTCGAAGGCCTCGGCCTGGACGTCGAGAAGATGCTGGCCCGCAAGGACCAGGTCGTGAAGCAGAACAACGACGGCATCCTGTACCTGTTCAAGAAGAACAAGATCAGCTTCTTCCACGGCCGCGGTTCATTCGTGAAGGCGGACGAAGCCGGCTACGAGATCAAGGTGGCAGGCGCCGCTGAAGAGTCGATCAGCGGCAAGCACATCATCCTGGCCACGGGCTCCAACGCCCGCGCGCTGCCGGGCACGCCGTTCGACGAGGAGAACATCCTCTCGAACGACGGTGCGCTGCGCATCGGCGCGGTGCCGAAGAAGCTGGGCCTCATCGGCTCGGGCGTCATCGGCCTCGAAATGGGCTCGGTGTGGCGCCGCCTCGGTGCCGAAGTCACGGTGCTCGAAGCACTGCCGACTTTCCTGGGCGCCGTGGACGAGCAGATCGCCAAGGAAGCCAAGAAGGCTTTCGACAAGCAGAAGCTGAAGATCGAACTCGGCGTCAAGGTCGGTGAGATCAAGTCGTCGAAGAAGGGCGTGAGCGTCGCCTGGACCAACGCCAAGGGCGAAGCCCAGACGCTGGAAGTCGACAAGCTGATCGTCTCGATCGGTCGCGTGCCCAACACCATCGGCCTGAACGCCGAAGCCGTGGGCCTCAAGCTCGACGAGCGCGGCGCCATCGCCGTGGACGACGACTGCAAGACCAGTCTGCCCAACGTGTGGGCGATCGGCGACGTGGTGCGCGGCCCGATGCTGGCGCACAAGGCCGAGGAAGAAGGCGTGGCCGTGGCGGAGCGCATTGCGGGCCAGCATGGCCACGTGAACTTCAACACCGTGCCGTGGGTGATCTACACCAGCCCCGAGATCGCATGGGTCGGCCAGACCGAGCAGCAGCTCAAGGCCGCAGGCCGCGCCTACAAGGCCGGCACCTTCCCGTTCCTGGCGAACGGCCGCGCACGCGCGCTGGGCGACACGACCGGCATGGTCAAGTTCCTGGCCGACGCCACCACCGACGAGATCCTGGGCGTGCACATCGTGGGCCCGCAGGCCAGCGAGCTGATCTCCGAAGCCGTCGTGGCAATGGAGTTCAAGGCCAGCGCCGAAGACATCGCGCGCATCTGCCATGCGCACCCGTCGCTGTCGGAAGCCACCAAGGAAGCGGCCCTGGCCGTGGACAAGCGCACGCTCAACTTCTGA
- the zapE gene encoding cell division protein ZapE produces MSVKQAYEAELAARGFKSDPAQLAAVEALDRCATEWGEYKARRSNALKKLINRPELPRGVYMYGGVGRGKSFLMDLFFNAVPLRRKTRLHFHEFMREVHRELRDLQGTVNPLDELGLRISKRYKLICFDEFHVADITDAMILHRLLVSLFDNGVGFVTTSNFKPDDLYPGGLHRDRILPAIALLNQKLEVLSVDNGTDYRRRTLEQLRMYLTPNDAAAEKELRHAFDKLAETADENPILHIEQREIRARRKAGGVVWFDFKTLCGGPRSQNDYLEIASQFHTVLLSDVPHMPVRMASEARRFTWLVDVLYDRRCKLIMSAEVPPEALYTEGPLAHEFPRTVSRLTEMQSSEFLALERRIVDTRLT; encoded by the coding sequence TTGAGCGTCAAACAGGCTTACGAAGCGGAACTCGCGGCACGCGGGTTCAAGAGCGATCCCGCGCAACTCGCGGCCGTCGAGGCGCTCGACCGCTGCGCCACCGAGTGGGGTGAGTACAAGGCCCGGCGCTCCAATGCGCTGAAGAAGCTCATCAACCGGCCGGAGCTGCCGCGCGGCGTCTACATGTACGGCGGCGTAGGGCGCGGCAAGAGCTTCCTGATGGACCTGTTCTTCAACGCCGTGCCGCTGCGGCGCAAGACGCGCCTGCACTTCCACGAGTTCATGCGCGAAGTGCACCGCGAACTGCGCGACCTGCAGGGCACCGTGAACCCGCTCGACGAGCTGGGCTTGCGAATTTCCAAGCGCTACAAGCTGATCTGCTTCGACGAGTTCCACGTCGCGGACATCACCGACGCGATGATCCTGCACCGGCTGCTCGTCTCGCTGTTCGACAACGGCGTGGGCTTTGTCACCACCTCGAACTTCAAGCCCGACGACCTGTACCCGGGCGGCCTGCACCGCGACCGCATCCTGCCGGCGATTGCGCTGCTCAACCAGAAGCTCGAAGTGCTGAGCGTGGACAACGGCACCGACTACCGGCGCCGCACGCTGGAGCAGCTGCGCATGTACCTCACGCCGAACGACGCGGCGGCCGAGAAGGAATTGCGCCACGCCTTCGACAAGCTGGCCGAGACGGCCGACGAAAACCCGATCCTGCACATCGAGCAGCGCGAGATTCGCGCGCGACGCAAGGCCGGTGGCGTGGTGTGGTTCGATTTCAAGACGCTGTGCGGCGGCCCGCGCTCGCAGAACGACTACCTCGAGATCGCGAGCCAGTTCCATACCGTGCTGCTGTCCGACGTGCCGCACATGCCCGTGCGCATGGCTTCGGAAGCACGCCGTTTCACCTGGCTGGTCGACGTCTTGTACGACAGGCGCTGCAAGCTCATCATGTCGGCCGAGGTTCCGCCCGAGGCGTTGTACACCGAGGGCCCGCTGGCGCACGAGTTTCCGCGCACGGTGTCCCGGCTCACCGAAATGCAGTCGAGCGAATTCCTCGCCCTGGAACGCCGCATCGTCGACACCCGACTCACATGA
- a CDS encoding RluA family pseudouridine synthase — translation MKQLPSIISTDPLTDPPEGPEPEEGADLAEPSELRPFAIDQAQHGQRLDRALAALVPEFSRSYLQQLIEAGAVELQGRTLTKVSATVRVGQSGRIELRPTPQSQAFRPEAMDLVTVHEDEHLRIIDKPAGLVVHPAPGHWSGTLLNGLLALDPKAVLLPRAGIVHRLDRDTSGLMVVARTRAAMDAMVALIAARDVKRQYLAMGHKAWEGAAARQVDAPIGRDPRNRLRMAVVDLERHAGKTARTLIERLDSHTDGCAVRCTLETGRTHQIRVHMASIGHPLVGDALYGGAPAVGLARQALHAFRLAFVHPVTQQPMEFRSPPPPDLAQALQTWGLDYNRA, via the coding sequence GTGAAACAGTTGCCCTCAATTATATCGACCGACCCCCTGACCGATCCCCCGGAAGGGCCTGAACCTGAAGAGGGTGCCGATCTCGCGGAGCCCAGCGAGCTGCGGCCCTTCGCCATCGACCAGGCGCAGCACGGCCAGCGGCTCGACCGCGCGCTGGCCGCGCTGGTGCCCGAGTTTTCGCGCAGTTACCTTCAGCAACTCATTGAGGCGGGTGCCGTCGAGCTGCAAGGGCGCACGCTCACCAAGGTTTCTGCCACGGTGCGCGTCGGCCAGTCGGGGCGCATCGAATTGCGGCCCACGCCCCAGAGCCAGGCCTTCCGGCCCGAGGCGATGGACCTGGTCACGGTGCATGAAGACGAGCACCTGCGGATCATCGACAAGCCGGCCGGCCTGGTGGTGCACCCGGCCCCGGGCCACTGGAGCGGCACGCTGCTGAACGGGCTGCTGGCACTCGACCCGAAGGCCGTGCTGCTGCCGCGCGCGGGCATCGTGCACCGCCTCGACCGCGACACCAGCGGCCTGATGGTGGTGGCGCGCACGCGGGCCGCGATGGACGCCATGGTGGCGCTGATCGCCGCGCGCGACGTGAAGCGACAGTACCTGGCGATGGGGCACAAGGCCTGGGAAGGCGCGGCGGCCCGGCAGGTCGATGCGCCGATCGGCCGCGATCCGCGCAACCGGCTGCGCATGGCGGTGGTCGACCTGGAGCGCCACGCGGGCAAGACCGCACGCACGCTGATCGAGCGGCTCGACAGCCACACCGACGGCTGCGCGGTGCGCTGCACGCTCGAAACCGGCCGCACCCACCAGATCCGCGTGCACATGGCGTCGATCGGCCATCCGCTGGTCGGCGATGCGCTCTATGGTGGCGCGCCCGCGGTCGGCCTGGCGCGGCAGGCGCTGCATGCGTTCCGGCTGGCGTTCGTGCATCCTGTCACGCAGCAGCCGATGGAGTTCCGCTCGCCGCCGCCGCCCGATCTGGCCCAGGCTTTGCAGACCTGGGGGCTGGATTACAATCGCGCCTGA
- a CDS encoding YdcH family protein has product MDSNLHSLSRQLIELRMAHADLDATIDRLSEDGAPQDELLMRRLKKRRLALRDQIARLENVLDPKEPA; this is encoded by the coding sequence TTGGACTCCAATCTTCATTCCCTTTCCCGTCAGCTGATCGAGCTGCGCATGGCGCACGCCGACCTCGACGCCACCATCGACCGGCTCTCGGAAGACGGCGCGCCGCAAGATGAGCTGCTGATGCGCCGCCTGAAAAAGCGCCGCCTCGCCCTGCGCGACCAGATCGCCCGGCTCGAGAACGTGCTCGACCCGAAAGAGCCGGCGTGA
- a CDS encoding PP2C family protein-serine/threonine phosphatase, giving the protein MTQGFRLAAATGLHKGDRPYQQDQVLLMSHPRTPGCVLGVIADGMGGRSGGRKASDQVLMTARQLFTRYSPERDDPAVVLRQLLEDAHTVIKLTALSSEQEPHSTLAAFLMTPQGGCAWIHAGDSRIYHFNDGALVKRTRDHSYVQALVDRGQISEAEANIHPQGNILLGCLGMTTTPPPVDPHHIAKLQPGDLLMACSDGLWHYFSPEELASVLYAQPPRDAVEILVGEARRRARGTGDNISIAVLKLDPLPVAAAA; this is encoded by the coding sequence ATGACCCAAGGCTTTCGACTCGCCGCCGCCACCGGCCTCCACAAGGGCGACCGCCCCTACCAACAGGACCAGGTGCTGTTGATGAGCCACCCACGCACGCCGGGTTGCGTGCTCGGCGTCATCGCCGACGGCATGGGCGGACGCAGCGGTGGGCGCAAGGCGTCCGACCAGGTGCTGATGACCGCGCGCCAGCTCTTCACCCGCTACAGCCCCGAGCGCGACGACCCTGCCGTCGTGCTGCGCCAGTTGCTCGAAGACGCCCACACGGTGATCAAGCTCACGGCGCTGTCGAGCGAGCAGGAGCCACACAGCACGCTGGCCGCCTTCCTGATGACCCCCCAGGGCGGTTGCGCCTGGATTCACGCGGGCGACTCGCGCATCTACCACTTCAACGACGGGGCGCTGGTCAAACGCACGCGCGACCATTCGTACGTGCAGGCGCTGGTCGATCGCGGCCAGATCAGCGAGGCCGAGGCCAACATCCATCCGCAGGGCAACATCCTGCTGGGCTGCCTGGGCATGACAACCACGCCGCCGCCCGTCGATCCGCACCACATTGCCAAGCTGCAGCCGGGCGACCTGCTGATGGCCTGCAGCGACGGGCTCTGGCACTACTTCTCGCCCGAGGAGCTGGCCAGCGTGCTCTACGCGCAGCCGCCGCGCGATGCGGTGGAAATTCTGGTGGGGGAAGCCCGACGCCGTGCGCGCGGCACGGGCGACAACATCTCCATCGCGGTGCTCAAGCTCGACCCGCTGCCGGTAGCGGCAGCGGCCTGA
- a CDS encoding outer membrane protein assembly factor BamD, whose product MFRAKLSVPAWIALSAAALLVAGCGSTTKEDKTANWSPNRIYSEAKDEVGSGAYDKAVPLYEKLEGRAAGTPLAQQAQLEKAYAQHKAGEKANAVATLDRFMKLHPASPAFDYALYLKGVINFNDDLGMFAFLTRQDLSERDQKAAKESFESFRDLVTRFPESRYAPDARQRMNYIVNSLAQYEVHVARYYYSRGAYLAAINRAQIALADYREVPALEEALYIMVKSYDALGMKDLRDDAQRVLTTNYPQSSYLANGFKGKDDPWWKVW is encoded by the coding sequence ATGTTTCGCGCCAAATTATCGGTCCCTGCCTGGATCGCGCTCAGCGCGGCGGCCCTTCTCGTCGCCGGTTGCGGTTCCACCACCAAGGAAGACAAGACCGCGAACTGGAGCCCCAACCGCATCTACTCGGAAGCCAAGGACGAAGTCGGCTCCGGCGCCTACGACAAGGCGGTGCCACTGTACGAGAAGCTCGAAGGCCGTGCCGCCGGCACGCCGCTGGCCCAGCAGGCCCAGCTCGAAAAGGCCTACGCCCAGCACAAGGCCGGCGAAAAGGCCAATGCCGTCGCCACGCTCGATCGCTTCATGAAGCTGCATCCGGCCAGCCCGGCGTTCGACTACGCGCTCTACCTGAAGGGCGTGATCAACTTCAACGACGACCTGGGCATGTTTGCGTTCCTGACGCGCCAGGACCTGTCCGAGCGCGACCAGAAGGCTGCCAAGGAATCGTTCGAGTCCTTCCGCGACCTCGTGACGCGCTTCCCCGAGTCGCGCTATGCGCCCGACGCGCGCCAGCGCATGAACTACATCGTGAACTCGCTCGCGCAGTACGAGGTTCACGTGGCCCGCTACTACTACTCGCGTGGCGCCTACCTGGCAGCCATCAACCGGGCGCAGATCGCGCTGGCCGACTACCGCGAAGTGCCGGCGCTCGAAGAAGCCCTGTACATCATGGTGAAGTCGTACGATGCGCTCGGCATGAAGGACCTGCGCGACGACGCCCAACGCGTGCTGACCACCAACTACCCGCAAAGCTCCTACCTGGCCAACGGCTTCAAGGGCAAGGACGATCCGTGGTGGAAGGTCTGGTAA
- the scpB gene encoding SMC-Scp complex subunit ScpB — protein MNTADAKRILETALICSSQPLPVRDMRVLFDDELGVDTIKVLLLELQEDWAQRGLELVSVGSGWRFQSRPEMRDALDRLHPEKPPRYTRAALETLAIIAYRQPATRGDMEDIRGVTINSLILKQLEDRGWVEVIGHRETVGRPGLYATTRQFLDDLGLASLDQLPLVETPAQQAALVDALQQAAGDQPGLPMDDIDAADEAAAEAAAPVAEEGVQPELAIVDVPPESAELAEVVSTDAAEFAEEVVAITESGEAVAPVDEAPPAPEPDAGEPPAEPEVAAAPEEPESEVPSPAADETDPHDPPAVSPGKTP, from the coding sequence ATGAATACGGCGGATGCCAAGCGCATTCTCGAAACCGCCTTGATCTGTTCGAGCCAGCCGCTGCCGGTGCGCGACATGCGCGTGCTGTTCGACGACGAGCTGGGCGTGGACACCATCAAGGTGCTGTTGCTCGAACTGCAGGAAGACTGGGCGCAACGCGGCCTGGAGCTGGTGAGCGTCGGCAGCGGCTGGCGTTTCCAGAGCCGGCCCGAGATGCGCGATGCCCTCGATCGCCTGCATCCCGAAAAGCCGCCGCGCTACACGCGTGCCGCGCTCGAAACGCTGGCCATCATTGCCTACCGGCAGCCGGCCACGCGCGGCGACATGGAAGACATCCGCGGCGTCACGATCAACTCGCTGATCCTGAAGCAGCTCGAAGACCGCGGCTGGGTCGAGGTGATCGGCCACCGCGAAACGGTCGGCCGGCCCGGGCTCTATGCAACCACCCGCCAGTTTCTCGACGACCTGGGGCTGGCCTCGCTCGACCAGTTGCCGCTGGTGGAGACGCCCGCGCAGCAGGCCGCGCTGGTTGATGCGCTCCAGCAGGCCGCGGGCGACCAGCCGGGGCTGCCGATGGACGACATCGACGCGGCGGACGAGGCTGCTGCAGAAGCTGCAGCGCCCGTGGCCGAAGAAGGCGTGCAGCCCGAACTCGCCATAGTCGATGTGCCGCCCGAGTCGGCTGAGCTGGCCGAGGTCGTCTCGACCGACGCGGCGGAATTCGCCGAAGAGGTGGTGGCGATCACCGAAAGCGGCGAGGCCGTCGCGCCTGTCGACGAGGCGCCGCCCGCGCCCGAGCCAGACGCCGGTGAGCCGCCCGCCGAACCCGAAGTGGCCGCCGCGCCCGAAGAACCCGAATCTGAGGTCCCGTCCCCCGCAGCGGACGAGACCGACCCCCACGACCCCCCCGCTGTTTCTCCCGGAAAAACCCCATGA